A single genomic interval of Koleobacter methoxysyntrophicus harbors:
- the trpE gene encoding anthranilate synthase component I, whose protein sequence is MHKPTYREFLSMAEQGNLIPVYRDYDGDYQTPVDVYERLKGTGFSCYFEKVERGEKNGRFSYICINPVKVFIRGESGKGGTSDPFEDLKDVTERLKPVGYNELPDDYPGIIGFFSYDAVRHIERLPDLNHDDLNIPDAVMIFPGNVIVFDNHLRAIRVISNCLLDGISDSNDMKEAYLKAVRNIDGIITTLKSEAGNGKLQDKRKDKGKFFQPIQFKTNIAREDFEKAVVRAKEYIEAGDAIQIVISRRLEAEIRIDPLRIFKALKEVNPSPYMFFMDFGEVKLIGSSPELLVKVDGNRVTTNPIAGTRPRFNEPGMDREMEKELLADEKERAEHLMLVDLSRNDLGRVSKFGSVNVKRFMEVERFSHVIHLVSEVEGELLENLNCLDALKACFPAGTVSGAPKIRAMEIIEELETNKRGPYAGAVVNLNFRGGMDSCIIIRTIVMKGNKAYIQAGAGIVADSIPEREYEETQKKAEALIRAVKLAEEVEG, encoded by the coding sequence ATGCATAAACCGACATATCGGGAATTCTTATCAATGGCTGAACAGGGGAACCTCATACCCGTATACAGGGATTATGACGGGGATTATCAAACACCTGTGGATGTTTATGAAAGGCTTAAGGGAACTGGATTTTCATGTTACTTTGAAAAGGTTGAAAGGGGGGAGAAAAATGGGAGGTTTTCTTACATCTGCATAAACCCGGTTAAAGTTTTTATAAGGGGTGAATCGGGAAAAGGCGGGACCTCGGACCCCTTTGAAGACCTGAAAGATGTAACGGAAAGATTAAAACCTGTCGGTTATAACGAGCTCCCTGATGATTACCCGGGGATTATAGGTTTTTTCAGTTATGATGCCGTAAGACATATAGAAAGGCTTCCTGATTTAAACCACGATGACCTGAATATACCCGATGCCGTGATGATTTTCCCGGGAAATGTGATAGTATTCGATAATCACCTAAGGGCTATCAGGGTAATATCAAACTGCCTTCTTGATGGAATAAGTGATAGCAATGACATGAAAGAGGCATATTTAAAGGCTGTTAGAAACATAGACGGTATAATTACCACCCTTAAAAGTGAGGCCGGGAATGGGAAACTGCAGGATAAAAGAAAGGATAAAGGCAAATTCTTTCAGCCTATTCAGTTCAAAACAAACATTGCCAGGGAAGATTTCGAAAAGGCCGTCGTCAGGGCAAAGGAATATATCGAAGCAGGGGATGCTATCCAGATTGTAATATCAAGGAGGTTAGAAGCTGAAATAAGGATTGACCCTTTAAGGATATTTAAAGCCCTAAAGGAGGTTAACCCCTCACCTTATATGTTTTTTATGGATTTCGGGGAAGTAAAGCTTATCGGGTCCTCTCCGGAACTGCTGGTCAAGGTAGACGGTAACCGGGTTACAACAAACCCGATCGCCGGAACAAGGCCCCGATTCAATGAACCCGGTATGGATAGAGAAATGGAAAAGGAACTGCTGGCAGATGAGAAGGAACGGGCGGAGCACCTGATGCTGGTGGATTTGAGCAGGAATGACCTGGGGAGGGTATCGAAGTTCGGTTCCGTAAATGTAAAGAGGTTTATGGAAGTGGAGAGATTTTCCCATGTGATACACCTGGTTTCTGAAGTCGAAGGTGAACTGCTGGAGAATTTGAACTGTCTCGATGCATTAAAGGCCTGTTTCCCGGCGGGAACGGTGTCGGGAGCACCTAAAATCAGGGCTATGGAAATCATTGAGGAGCTGGAGACAAATAAAAGGGGCCCCTATGCAGGGGCTGTGGTAAACCTTAATTTCAGGGGCGGGATGGATTCCTGCATAATCATACGCACCATAGTCATGAAGGGCAATAAAGCATATATTCAGGCAGGGGCGGGAATAGTCGCGGATTCCATCCCCGAAAGGGAATACGAAGAGACTCAGAAAAAGGCCGAAGCCCTCATCAGGGCCGTAAAACTTGCAGAGGAGGTAGAAGGGTGA
- a CDS encoding type II toxin-antitoxin system VapC family toxin → MGQIIEQLNNKYLALDANLFIYLMEKNEKYLSPAKTIFEKIQKGQAYGVTSSIIYTEILSKPIQEKNQVLVDTYRVFLSTFPNLTIKNVNKSVSIVAAELRANYKLKTPDAIYLATGIVEKADFFITNDLKLKNVKEK, encoded by the coding sequence ATGGGACAGATAATAGAACAATTGAACAATAAATACCTTGCTTTGGATGCAAATCTTTTTATTTATTTAATGGAAAAGAATGAAAAATATCTTTCCCCTGCGAAAACAATTTTTGAAAAGATTCAAAAAGGTCAGGCATATGGAGTGACCTCCTCAATAATATATACAGAAATATTATCAAAGCCTATACAAGAAAAAAATCAAGTATTAGTGGATACGTATAGAGTTTTTCTTTCTACATTTCCTAATTTGACTATAAAAAATGTTAATAAAAGTGTCTCAATAGTAGCAGCGGAATTGCGGGCTAATTATAAATTAAAAACACCTGATGCAATATATTTAGCAACGGGAATTGTAGAAAAAGCAGATTTTTTTATAACTAATGATTTGAAACTTAAAAATGTAAAAGAGAAATAA
- a CDS encoding IS1634 family transposase, giving the protein MYLQIGTSNGRRYLAIVQGYRDPVTKKVRHKTVKSLGYLDELKKQYPDPIAHFKSVAEEMNKKAALEKQPVTISLDPKETLKEKQVNRKNIGYAALSKIYHELGLNTFFYNKSRAFKSKFNTNNIMKLLIFSRILAPASKKKTYEEKDRYFENTDFSLDDIYRCLSQVVTFKDELQLHLHRQMKNKFGRSTELVYYDVTNYYFEIDRQDEMRKKGVSKEHRPDPIIQMGLLMDTKGIPIKYDLFPGNTNDCETLMPVLGRVKKDYEVGRIIIVADKGVNTADNIAFCLAKGDGYIYSQTVRGGNKELKDYVLSESGYRQIGDGYKVKSRIYPREIAVSNSKGGRTKVRIDEKQVVFYSADYDRKAKADREGTIMKARDLVKNPSKYNKATSYGAAKYVKNLVFDPKTGEILTTKQRPVFDEEKLREEEKFDGYYAIVTSEWKMSDEEIIEIYRGLWRIEEAFKVTKSDLEARPVYLSRNDHIQAHFLICFVALVIARLLALLLGNKYSITRIVESLNKASGSRLEENWYVFDYADEITSAITEILGVDLSRKYLRLGDIKKILGATKKT; this is encoded by the coding sequence ATGTATCTTCAAATAGGCACCAGCAACGGCCGTCGTTATCTGGCAATCGTTCAGGGCTATAGGGATCCTGTAACAAAAAAAGTTAGGCACAAAACGGTCAAATCTTTAGGATATCTTGATGAGCTTAAAAAGCAGTATCCCGATCCTATTGCCCATTTTAAGAGTGTTGCCGAGGAAATGAACAAAAAAGCGGCTTTAGAAAAACAGCCCGTCACAATCAGCCTCGATCCGAAAGAAACTTTGAAAGAAAAACAGGTTAACCGCAAAAATATTGGCTACGCTGCTCTTAGTAAAATTTACCATGAACTTGGTCTTAATACTTTTTTTTATAACAAATCAAGGGCATTTAAATCTAAGTTCAACACAAACAATATTATGAAGCTCCTCATTTTCTCCCGCATCCTTGCTCCTGCCTCTAAGAAAAAAACCTATGAGGAGAAAGACCGCTATTTCGAGAATACCGATTTCTCATTAGATGATATTTATCGCTGTCTCTCGCAGGTTGTCACTTTTAAAGATGAACTGCAGTTACATCTGCACCGGCAGATGAAAAATAAGTTTGGCAGAAGCACCGAACTGGTCTATTACGATGTTACAAATTACTACTTTGAGATCGACAGGCAGGACGAGATGAGAAAAAAGGGTGTTTCAAAAGAACATCGCCCGGATCCGATCATACAGATGGGGCTGCTCATGGACACAAAGGGTATTCCTATTAAGTATGACCTTTTTCCGGGCAACACTAATGACTGCGAGACTCTAATGCCGGTTTTGGGCAGAGTGAAAAAAGATTATGAAGTGGGCCGCATTATTATTGTGGCGGACAAGGGGGTCAACACAGCAGATAATATCGCCTTCTGCCTTGCTAAGGGTGATGGGTATATCTATTCGCAGACGGTGCGCGGTGGGAATAAGGAGCTAAAAGATTACGTCCTTAGCGAATCTGGATACCGCCAGATCGGAGACGGTTACAAGGTTAAGTCCAGGATTTATCCACGTGAAATTGCTGTCAGCAATTCAAAAGGAGGTAGAACCAAGGTCCGCATTGACGAAAAGCAGGTCGTGTTTTACAGCGCTGACTATGACCGTAAAGCAAAGGCCGACCGTGAAGGTACCATTATGAAAGCCAGGGACCTGGTAAAAAACCCTTCAAAATACAACAAAGCTACCTCTTACGGAGCAGCTAAATATGTGAAAAACCTTGTTTTCGACCCGAAAACAGGTGAGATCCTGACAACAAAGCAAAGGCCCGTATTCGATGAGGAAAAATTGCGTGAGGAAGAGAAGTTCGACGGTTATTACGCTATCGTCACGAGCGAGTGGAAGATGAGCGATGAAGAGATTATCGAAATCTACCGCGGACTCTGGCGGATCGAAGAGGCGTTTAAAGTAACAAAAAGCGATCTTGAGGCCCGGCCTGTTTATCTTTCTCGCAATGACCACATACAGGCACATTTCCTTATCTGTTTCGTCGCTCTTGTTATTGCCCGCCTGTTGGCGCTGCTCCTCGGAAACAAATACTCTATCACAAGGATTGTGGAAAGCCTGAATAAAGCATCAGGAAGCCGTCTTGAAGAAAACTGGTATGTCTTCGACTATGCCGATGAGATAACAAGTGCAATCACTGAAATACTGGGGGTGGATCTCAGCCGCAAATACCTTAGGTTGGGGGATATAAAAAAAATTTTGGGAGCTACGAAAAAAACTTAA
- a CDS encoding DNA-methyltransferase: protein MNYKRNGTKTSSFGTPGRINHDSSKFYNSKLYQGLRTPKKNVKCIENQIDPKNLNKIYCKSSEVMDEIPDYSVHLMVTSPPYNVKKEYDEDLSLEEYRSLLRNVFKETYKKLVTGGRACINIANLGRKPYIPLHSYIIEDMLDIGFFMRGEIIWNKASSASPSTAWGSWLSAANPVLRDIHEYILVFCKESFSRKRGTKESTIQKEEFLEWTKSIWTFPAVSAKSVGHPAPFPEELPHRLIQLYTFKGEVVLDPFCGSGTTCLAALKGGRYYIGYDINPDYVELANNRINNSLKQLSLFDEN from the coding sequence ATGAACTATAAAAGAAATGGTACTAAAACGAGCTCTTTCGGTACACCGGGACGAATAAACCATGACTCCTCTAAATTTTATAATAGTAAGCTGTATCAAGGATTAAGAACTCCTAAGAAAAATGTAAAATGTATTGAAAATCAAATAGACCCTAAAAATTTGAATAAAATCTATTGCAAATCAAGTGAAGTTATGGATGAAATACCCGATTACAGCGTACATCTAATGGTTACTTCGCCCCCCTATAATGTAAAGAAAGAATATGACGAAGATTTATCCCTAGAAGAGTACAGGTCATTACTCAGGAACGTCTTTAAAGAAACGTATAAAAAACTCGTTACCGGAGGAAGGGCATGTATCAATATAGCTAATCTGGGGAGAAAACCATACATACCTCTGCATTCATATATAATCGAAGATATGCTGGACATTGGATTTTTTATGAGAGGGGAAATTATCTGGAATAAGGCATCGAGTGCAAGCCCATCGACCGCGTGGGGGAGCTGGCTGTCAGCAGCTAATCCCGTACTGAGGGATATTCATGAATATATTTTGGTATTCTGCAAAGAGTCATTTTCCAGAAAACGGGGAACTAAGGAAAGTACAATTCAAAAGGAAGAATTCCTGGAATGGACTAAAAGTATTTGGACTTTCCCTGCCGTTTCTGCTAAGTCTGTCGGGCATCCAGCGCCATTCCCCGAAGAACTGCCCCACAGATTAATTCAACTCTATACTTTTAAAGGAGAAGTTGTTCTAGATCCATTTTGCGGCAGCGGAACAACATGCCTCGCAGCCCTTAAAGGTGGGAGGTATTATATCGGATATGATATAAACCCAGATTACGTTGAACTAGCCAATAACCGCATCAATAATTCCTTAAAGCAGTTAAGCCTATTTGATGAAAATTAA
- a CDS encoding pyridoxal-phosphate-dependent aminotransferase family protein translates to MTKTYGELNPGERVLLGPGPSNVHPRVLKAMATPLVGHLDPDFLEIMNDTMELLREVFQTKNTLTIPMSGTGSAGMETALVNLLEPGDKAVVCINGLFGQRMADIAERCGAQVITVEGEWGRIIEPESVEDALKGSGAKLVAIVHAETSTGVKQPIEEISRIVKNYDALLLVDAVTSLGGVEVKVDEWGIDACYSGTQKCLSCPPGLSPVTFSDRVMEVLRTRKTKVQSWYLDLTMIQNYWGKERFYHHTAPISMIYALRESLRIIHEEGLKNRFKRHITNSNALVAGIEAMGLEMFAQEGHRLPSLNAVKVPEGVDDVKVRKYLLERFNIEIGGGLGDLKGKIWRIGLMGHSSTKNNVFLVLSALESALRAQGFSIRPGAGVAAANEVFSKDL, encoded by the coding sequence ATGACAAAAACTTATGGGGAGCTTAACCCCGGAGAAAGGGTGCTGTTGGGGCCGGGGCCCAGCAATGTCCATCCGCGTGTATTGAAAGCCATGGCCACGCCTCTTGTGGGCCACCTGGACCCCGATTTTCTGGAGATAATGAACGATACTATGGAGCTTTTACGGGAAGTATTCCAGACAAAAAATACCCTTACAATCCCCATGTCGGGAACAGGGAGTGCAGGTATGGAAACTGCCCTGGTAAATCTCCTTGAACCCGGCGATAAGGCAGTTGTGTGCATAAATGGACTCTTCGGACAGCGCATGGCTGACATTGCAGAACGCTGTGGGGCCCAGGTTATAACCGTTGAAGGTGAATGGGGCAGAATAATCGAACCGGAGAGTGTGGAAGATGCCTTAAAAGGGTCAGGAGCCAAGCTGGTTGCCATAGTCCATGCCGAAACCTCCACAGGCGTAAAACAGCCCATAGAGGAAATATCCCGGATAGTGAAAAATTACGATGCCCTGCTCCTGGTAGATGCCGTAACCTCCCTGGGAGGTGTGGAAGTTAAGGTTGATGAGTGGGGTATAGATGCATGTTACAGCGGAACCCAGAAATGTTTAAGCTGCCCTCCTGGGCTTTCTCCCGTTACTTTCAGCGACAGGGTTATGGAGGTGCTGAGAACAAGAAAAACAAAGGTGCAGAGCTGGTATCTTGACCTCACGATGATCCAGAATTACTGGGGCAAGGAACGATTCTATCACCATACCGCTCCCATCAGCATGATCTATGCCTTGAGAGAGTCTCTGAGGATAATCCATGAAGAGGGTCTAAAGAACAGGTTCAAAAGGCACATAACCAACTCCAATGCCCTGGTAGCGGGTATAGAAGCTATGGGTCTCGAGATGTTTGCCCAGGAGGGGCACCGTCTGCCCAGCCTGAATGCAGTGAAGGTCCCTGAAGGTGTGGATGATGTAAAGGTCAGGAAATACCTCCTTGAAAGATTTAATATAGAGATAGGAGGCGGCCTGGGAGACCTTAAAGGCAAGATATGGAGAATTGGCCTGATGGGCCATTCCTCAACGAAAAATAACGTATTCCTTGTGCTTTCTGCCCTTGAGTCGGCTTTAAGAGCCCAGGGCTTTTCAATCCGGCCCGGTGCAGGGGTTGCAGCTGCCAATGAGGTGTTTTCCAAAGACCTCTAA
- the dapA gene encoding 4-hydroxy-tetrahydrodipicolinate synthase: MDFSGIYPPVVTPFDERGEVSYDRFEENLEKWSRTGLAGFVIFGSNGEYVFLTAEEKLKLIERAAKTVPGGKKIIAGTGCESTRETIALTNAAADAGAAAALVVTPCYYSDKMNKKVLFNHYSMIADNSKIPVLLYNVPKYTGVNMAPDLVAELSKHPNIVGIKDSTGNVAQIGEILNRVEEGFNVLVGTAGALYPALAIGAAGGVLALANIAPAECVDVYNLFKAGRHTEARDIYRRMLPVNTAVTATYGIAGLKAAMDMLGYYGGPPRSPLLPLDDEGKAAVRRILETAGLI, encoded by the coding sequence ATGGATTTTTCAGGCATATATCCCCCTGTGGTTACCCCGTTTGATGAGAGGGGGGAGGTGAGCTATGACAGATTCGAGGAGAACTTAGAAAAGTGGAGCAGGACGGGCCTGGCCGGCTTCGTAATCTTCGGTTCTAATGGGGAGTATGTGTTTTTGACGGCAGAAGAAAAGCTGAAGCTTATAGAAAGGGCAGCCAAAACTGTTCCCGGCGGGAAAAAGATAATAGCCGGAACAGGTTGTGAATCCACTAGGGAAACAATTGCCCTTACGAATGCCGCTGCCGATGCCGGGGCAGCAGCTGCCCTTGTTGTTACCCCCTGCTATTACTCAGATAAGATGAATAAAAAGGTGCTCTTCAATCATTACTCTATGATTGCCGATAATTCAAAGATACCTGTTTTACTTTATAATGTGCCGAAATATACCGGTGTAAATATGGCACCTGACCTGGTAGCCGAGCTGTCCAAACACCCGAACATAGTTGGCATAAAAGACAGCACCGGAAATGTAGCCCAGATAGGGGAGATTCTCAATAGGGTCGAAGAAGGGTTCAACGTCCTGGTGGGAACAGCAGGAGCCCTTTACCCTGCGCTGGCCATAGGGGCCGCCGGCGGGGTTCTTGCCCTTGCTAATATAGCCCCTGCTGAATGTGTGGATGTATACAATCTCTTCAAAGCGGGAAGACATACTGAAGCCAGGGATATTTACAGGAGGATGCTTCCTGTAAACACGGCAGTGACGGCTACCTACGGAATCGCAGGGTTGAAGGCAGCCATGGATATGCTTGGATATTACGGCGGGCCTCCCAGAAGCCCCTTATTACCGCTGGATGACGAAGGGAAGGCTGCTGTAAGAAGGATTTTGGAAACTGCGGGCCTTATATAA